ATAGCGTACTGGATGGCGCTGATGGGTGGCGAAACTCTGGCAGACCGTGGACTTATCCAACCAATGATTGCAATGTGGCTTGGGAACGGCATCTTCCTTGCCGTTGGAAGCGCTGCAACGTACGTTGTTAACAATCGGTAACAAGCAACGACTATCTGCTGACGACCATTATTGACTGCGTGGCGTACAGCGGAGTTCTGAAGGTTATTCCATACAGTCCCCCCGGCCATCGCGATACATCAACAACTGAAATATGCGCCTCCGGCTGACTACCCTGCTTGCTGAAAATAAATTTATCTACTTCCTGTCCGAGCGTATTGGTAACCACCAACTCATACTTGCCAGGTGCCGATAACTCAACGTTAATAACTGCCTGCTCAGAAGCGGGATTCGGGGAAATGGTGGCTGCCATCGATGCATACATCCGGATTTGCCTTCCATCCTGGAAGCAGACCGGAGAAACCTGCAGTGAACCGTTGGTTATACTGGTGATGGGCACCTGAAAAATATCCTGATATTTAACGTCGGACACGATAAACGGCGAGTGTCGGACGTGACTGCTAAGAATTGTTCCGATAACAGTGGTTAAGAGTGTTTGTGGCCCCCTGATATCAACCGAGTCAAACTGCACCGTAAGCGTCCGCCGGTTTGCAACCACATCAATAATGTCACCGATAATAACACCGGTAGTAACCATCGAAGGAGCAAAGACGCGGGAATCAAACGATATGTTTAGCTGCATTCTGGTAGCAGGTAACACAAGCGTGTCCGGCGTTAGCCGTACATACACAGGCATACCAAAACCGGTAGAGCCCACCAGACCTGTTGTATCGGGCATGCTGTACTTGGCGTACACCAGATTCATCGTAGCCTTTACGGTTATTTTTCCGGTGTCGGGGCATGGGCTAACAATCGACACATACAGCGTATCAAGATAATCAGTTTCTTTCGATGTGAACAAGCGCACAACAACATCAAGGGTACCGCCTGCCGGAATGGTAACCGGATATCCCAGGGGTGCTATTACTGCAATATCAAATCCCTGTGAAATCCTGCTTATTTCAATCGGTTCGTCATCGGTATTAACAAATTGTACTGTTCGAATGTAGTTGCGCTTATAATCAACCGTACCGTAGTCCAGAACAGCATCCAAATTGTATTGTGGACTGTTTTCCCAGGCTTTCACTGATGCCGACGTAAAGGTGCATCCGCTTGGGTCAGTAGCAACAACACTGTAGTCACCGGGAGTATTTACCGTTATTACGCGGGTTGTATCGCCATTATTCCACCGATATTTTATGAAGCCCGAACTGGCTGAAATATCAACCGTTTGAGTTCCGCAAAACGGACCTCCACCCCAGACGTCCAGACCAAGACTAATTGGTTGTTTCCAGGCAAGACCAACGGTAACGATTCCATCCTTTCCATTTTCAGCACCCCACGATGTCCCGGTAAATCCGTGATTCTTGCCCAGGTTGAGTCCTGCAAGGCCACCGGAGACATCGGTAACCAGATTTGTCAGTGTGCGTTTTGTGATTATCGCGCCGCCACCACCACCGCCACCCGGCCCATGTGGGTTATATCTGGAGAGCACATCACCACTCTTGCCACCACGCGCCTGCACATATAGCGTGGAAGCAACCGAATCGATATCAAGAACAACAGTGCCGCCGGCACCGCCGCCACCCGTACCGTCACCCTGAACATCATCCGGAGAGCTACCCGACTTTCCGCCATTAGCCGAAATCGTATGATTCTGACCATGCACCGTACCTGCTTTGATTACCACAAGTCCGCCACCATTGCCGCCGGCAGAACCTTTTAAGTCGTTCTGCTGACCACCGCCTCCTCCACCACCTAATACAAATCGTAAAGACCGTGGGAGCGAATCCACTGCAAAGCCCGGTAAACCTCCAACATCCCAGTTCTGCGGTCGGTTGTGTTCGGATGACCAGCCTCCCTTTCCGCCGCTTCCGCCGTTTCCACCACCGCCACCGCCGGCATTGGTACCGTTGCCGCCACCACCACCTGTAGCCATGCAACCGCGACCGGCAATCGGATACGTCCATTTTGACCTTGCTATGCCCTCACCTTTTTCTCCGGAGGCACCGGTAAGCCAATTGTACAAGTAGCCGGTTTTATTCATGGCGGTAATTCGTGCTGAAGCATTCCCGCCAACAAACCCCATCTCTGAAACCGAGACATCAGCATCCAAATAAAGGTTGTTGCTAACCGAGAGTACCAGTACTCCGCCTGTGCGTCCGTTCCAGGGCGGAGCTGAAAGTTTATCGGTAATCCTGGCATTTGTGTATTGCGGAACACGGATAAGCTGAACCAGACCTGCCGGATCGTATAGGTTGGCAATGCGTGTTGTAAACACTACTCTGTCCGGTCCAACCGATCCGATTGTTAAAAACTCACATGTGCCTGCACCATGAGTGCTTAATATCGTTCCAAATGTAGAGTCATCCGACGTGCGTATCTCAGCCCCCTTCATCTGAATAATAAAAACCAGATCACCGGGCCGCAAACCGTCTGTAGAGCTTAATACAACTGTACTGTCGCACGGAATAATATCAACTACCGAGACATATTGATTAATCGTCCCGCTAATGGGGGTCTGGGCATGGCAATGCATTCCGAAAAGAATTCCGAAAACAAAAAGCCAGATACTGTAATGTCGAATCGTTTGTGTCACTCTTAAAATCCGTACCCCTAAATATGGGGCAGTCTCCCTTCCAAAACCTATGCCAATTAGGGTACGGAATAAGCAATTTTACGGAATAGTTGTGTAAGTAACGTGGTACCAATATGTTAACGCAGCATTATCCACAAAAGATTCATTAAAATGTTGGTAATCTGTTACAGAATCAGTATAGTTTTCCACAGGAATTAGTGTTATTTCCTCACTTATGCAGATTTTTGGCCATGCAAACGATTTTGCCGAAGAAGCTGGTGCCCGGTGCAACGATTGGGATTATCGCTCCTGCGTCGCCACAGCGTGATACCAAACGGTTAGAGCGCGGAATTTCGTATTTGGAACGGTTGGGTTTCAGGGTTGTATGCGGCGAGAATCTTCATAGCAGGCATGGTGGATATCTGGCAGGCACCGATGATGAGCGGGTGGCAGATCTTCATTCGATGTTTGCCGACCGGCGTGTTGACGCTGTTTTTTGCTCGCGCGGAGGATATGGGTCAGGACGGCTTCTACCGCTGATAAACTTTGATATTATTAAGAAAAACCCTAAAATATTCGTTGGGTTTTCTGATATCACTGCACTGCAGCTGGCAATATTTGCCCGAACCGGATTAATAACGTTTAGTGGTGCGATGCCAAGTGTTGATATGGCGGATGGTTTCGATCCGTTTGCAGAAGAGTGGTTTTGGCGTGTATTGCAATCGGCGAAACCTCTGGGCGTAATCAGACAGCCTAAACCCAAGAAGGTAATAAAGGGTGGAGCAGCTACCGGCTACCTGATACCGGCAAATCTTAGTGTCCTTTGCAGCATAATTGGCTCGGGTTTTCTGCCCAAATGGAACGATAAAATTTTGCTTTTGGAAGACATCGCTGAGGAAACGTACCGGATTGACAGGATGCTCACGCAGCTACGATTAGCGGGAATACTGGGCAGTATTCAGGGATTGGCCACTGGGTACTGGAGCCAGTCTGCGTCTGACCGCAGTACGCCACACCGTGATGTTCACGAAATGATATCTGAAAACGCTGGTGTGGTGAACGGTCCGGTTGTGAGGAATATCTGTTACGGACACGAGAAGAAGAAACTTACAGTTCCTGTTGGTATTCGGGCGAAGCTTTCTGCAAGGGGGCTCGGGTTAACCTTCCTGAGTGCTGCCGTACAGGCGTAATGCCGCTGCTTCAATAACGCTGGGAACAAATGTTAGCTTACACTGCGGATATATTTTTGCAACTTCATTTGTGACGATTGTAAAATAATATGTGTTTTTGAACAGCGATCCATGTACGTACACCTGATCGTGTTCTATCGTCAGTGGTTTTAGGTGAAGCGCTAATGCGGCGGCGGCAGTATTGCAGATCTCATGTGCAGCTGCGTCACCCTTCTGTGCGTAGTCAAACACCTTTTCGGCCAGCAGTGCCACCCTGAGTGTACCTGACCGTAGTATGTCCGATAGCCGTGCTTGGTCAGTGGCTGGCACGCCGGCCAGTTCGGCAACGGCTTCAATAAGCCGTGTGCTGCTACCTCTTCCGTCAATCGCAGCAGCAACAGCCCGCATGGCAAGCATTCCGATATGAAATCCGCTCCCGGCATCGTCAAGGTGCGGTCCCCAGCCCCCTACTTTTTTCAGAAGCCCGCGGGTTCTCTGCACTGCAACACTTCCCGTACCGGCAATCAGGACAATACCGGGATTAAGGCCATTTGCTGCGTACAGTACCAGTTCAGGATCGCTGCAAACAGCCACCCGAGGTTTGTAGGCAAAAAGCGTTAGCCAATCGTGTATAAATAACTCGTGGTATTTGGAGTACTCAGCCTCTCCCCAAATGCCGGCAGCACCAATCATGACTGCCTGAATTCCAAGTTCTGAATTTAAGGCAACACCTACCTCCCGGGTAAGCCAGGTGTGTACATTCGTGCACAGCAGGTTTGTTCTATAGTCCTGTGCTGTTGGTTTAAACGACGGGAGCGTTGTCCGGGCAACAACCGCATTGTTGGCAGCTACGGCAACCTTGGTAGAAGTGCCACCAATATCAACAACAATAACGGCAGGTATTATTTCTTTCCCACTGGAGGTTTCCATGACCCGCGTTTCCACTGCTTTAACTCGATTGTAACAGATCCCACGTACACCTTCATTTTCGCGCGGATCGGCACGCGGGCTTCATCATCAGAAAACCATCCTTCAAACCGTCCGGTTAAACCATAAACACCGGTCCAGTTTGCATCTCCGTTTAGGTAAACTGTTTTTATCGGATAGTCAACAGCATTGATTTCTGTTAGCTGCTTCTTACCGCTGAAGTTAATAACCGTGCTTACAGTGTTGCCCATTATCGCAGTTGGGATGCTAAAGCTTTTACCGGAGTACAGCAGGGCACGGGCAGCAAACAAGAGCGACGAACCATCATTGTATTTTTTGGGGAGATCTACGATGTCCGACTTGATCTTTTCCTTATTCCGGTATTTTTCCATTGTAAGTTTTTTCGATCCATAGTCAAACAGATACTGATCAAACTCCCATACTTTATCGTCGACCAAGGTATTGGCATTGAACTTATGCGAATACGTTATTGATGTATCAATCCAGCTCTCGTACACTGAGTGCAGGCTTACAAACGGGATGTTGGGGTGGGAGTCGATAAACACTTTTACTTTTGCAACCCGGCGACCATCCAACATTGTAAACGGTTCGGTAACTGTTTTAATGGTTCCCAGTGTAATATTCAGATACGACACACGATATACAAGTTCTTCGCCTTCGTACATCAGTTGGGCAGATGTGACGGATGTAGTGCAAATGGCGATAACGGCTCCGAGGATAAGGCTTACTACTCTCTGCATTTTACGATTGTAGGTATTAATTAATCTGGGCTATTTTTTTTGCTTCGTCGAACAGCTCCATGGCTTTTTTTGCCTGAGAGTCCATGCGTAGCATAACCGAGGTATAGCCGTTGTTATTAAAGATGTTGCGTCCGATATGAGCCTTAATAATCATTTTTATAAACTCTTCGTCAAAGGTATAATCCTTGGCATCCCAGGTAATGCTATCCTGATCGGCAAACGATTTGAGTATATCAATGTCGGTGGGAGTCACTTCGAACGTATTCAGGAAGGCAGTCATTTTACCTTGGTAGTCGTCGCGAATTATCTTCCCGCGTTGTTTCATAATCTGGTCTGCAGTTTTCCAGAATAAATTCTTTGACCGAAGCTTACGAGCAAGCATCCCAATGGTATCGGCCTTTACGATATAATCCGGAGTAATCCCACCTCCGCCGTACACTGTACGTCCACCAGCAGTTTTGTACTGAGGTTTGGCCTTGGAAGAATCGGCATGGGCAATATCCGACTGGTGCTCAATATTGTCGCCTTCTTCACCTTCATCGCGCCCCACACCGCTGTAGTACTCTTTTTTATTAGCGTACGGACGCTGAATTAGTCTGCCGGACGGGGTGTAGTACTTGGCAATGGTAATGCGAACGGCCGATCCGTCACCTAACGGATACTGCCGTTGTACAAGCCCCTTGCCGAATGAGGTTTCGCCAACCACAATACCGCGGTCCAGGTCTTGAACAGCTCCCGAGACGATCTCACTTGCCGAAGCGGAGCCACCGTTTATGAGAACGACCAGTGGTATATTTTCCAGTTCACCGTGTTGTGTTGCCATGAAATCTTCATCAAATTCCGGGCGTCGTCCTCTGGTATATACGATTTTCTTACCGGCACCGATAAACTCATCCGCAATCTGGAATGCCTGATCAAGATACCCGCCTGGGTTGCTGCGAAGGTCCAGAAGAAGTCTCTTCATTCCCTGAGCTTTTAGTTTACGCGCTGCTTCAATAATCTCGTCGTGAGTTGTTGCGCTAAACCTGTTAGCCGTGATGTACCCAATATCCGTCTGATCAATCATGAACGACGCATCAACTGAATTGAGTGGAATTTTATCGCGGGTAATATCAAACACAAGCAGGCTTTTTTCACCCGTGCGGCGGATGTGAACCTTTACCTGTGTGCCTTTCTTTCCGCGCAGCTTTTTAGGAACCTCGGTTCGCGACATTCCGATAGCGGTTGTATCGTTAATCTTCACGATTTTATCACCGGCCATGATTCCAAGTGCTTCGCTTGGACCCCCAACGATTGGGGATACAATTGTTATGGTATCGGCAATAACATCAAACTCAACACCAATCCCTTCGAATGATCCGCTGAATTCTTCTTCAACCCGTTCCATTTCCTTTGCCGGGATGTACACCGAGTGGGGGTCTAACTCCGAGAGCATGCCGCGGATAGCTGCTTCGGTTAATTTCTGGGTATCAACATCGTCAACATAACCTTTTACGGTTAGGCCGAGTACATCGTTAAACTTCCGGACTTGTTCAAAAATGCTGTCGCCGCCAACAGCCGGCTGTACGTATACGGCAGCAGCGATGGCAATGGCAATGGTGCCTGCAACAATGGCACTGAGTCGTGCTGGGGCTATCTTCATATAATCAGTGTAAAAGAGGGGAACACAAAGCTACAACCCGCAATGGTCATAACCAGACGGCTATGCCTGTATCCAAGTGTATTGCAAGGGGTTATCTGATGATCAGCGGCTTTGTTACCAGCCCGGTATTTGTGGTAATCTGCAAAAGAAACAGGCCACCGGGAAGATCCGAAACGTCGGCCAGGTATCGTTGTTCGCCATCAGGCTGCAACGTCAGCATGGCTATGAGTGCACCCGTCACATCCAGAACCCGGGCTGTTGTCTGTACCGCTGACCCGGGTACGAATACGTGCAGATGATCATCGGCAGGGGCTGGATACACCTGAACTGCAGATGAGGGTGAAATCACCTTTGTCGTAACAGTTACATCACATCGGCTTGAACCGGATAAATACGCTGGTACACCGTTTCCCAGGAGTTCAATGCCTTTGGCAATACACTCGTCAAATAGTTCCAGAGTATCAGCATCCGGAACTCCGGTAACAGCAGCAGGCTGGTAACAAACGAGCAGCGGAACTGACGTCCCGGGATACACCGAAATGGGGAGCTGGTGTTGCGGAACTGAAAAACGGATGTTAACGCGCAACAGGATGTCCGTAATTACCTGCGGAAATAGTCCGTAGTTGCTCAACCATATCGTATCGCACACCATATCGCCGATTTCTTCTGACCAAGGAGGGTTGGAAGAGAACCAGTCCGGACCGTTGTTCAGTGCAATCGTAAAGCCGGGAATCGTATCCACGATAACAGCTCGGTTGCCGGCAGAATCAGTTGCTTCAAAACCATAGATGGCATCGTACCGCTTGTCGGTTACCTCCACCTGGTAACGGTACTGCAAGGCTGAACTGTCGAGCAGCCGTACACTACAGTTCACAAGCAGATCGGTACGGATCACCGACTGTTGAATGCCAAAGTCAACCAGTCGGTCATCGCCTACAACAGCGATTACGGTGTCGTTGCACGGCGATCCTGGACGTGCTGTGTATGGCGGCTCGGTATCGGAGCGCACGTCATTTACAAACCGGTATACCGGTCGGGGAGAGCAACTGTCCCACACAAATAGGGTATCAGAATACAGCCCGGCGGAATCAAATTTTCTGCAGGCTACTACGGCCACCCTGCTACCCGGCTGAATTTCAAGCGGTGTTTCAGGCTGGGCAATCAGTGAGCCAAGACTGGATGAAATGCGAAATATGGTCCGCGGAAACACACCGTAATTATGAATCCAGAGGGTATCGCATACATATTTACCAATGGCAAAAATCCTCGAAGTATCTACCGGCGCAGGACTATTGGTTACCGAGATGGCAGAAATTGTAAAGCCCGGTATGGTTACAGTACTGCGTGCGGATTGCTTTGCATTGTCGACTGCTTCCAGGATAAACGATCCGTCAGCATACGGGTCGATCAGCGTAGCCGAAAACTGAACCGATGCGGCAGGGGGGGTGTAGGGGGCTATACTAACGTTTACATTTTGTTCTGAACCGGCAACGATCTGAACAGAATGAATGCGGGTGTCGCCTATTGAACTGTCAGCCGCAATGCCCTCAAACACTCCGCATTGATGAGTACCGTAAATAACGGGTGGTTTTACGTCGAGCGGACGAAACGCCATGCCACCGATGTACCCATACGAATTTGCTTCTCCGTAGCCGTAAACATATATACCAAATGGTTCATCAGCTGATGCTTCGTGAACACCATCGGTTACTCTGAGCTGTGCATACGAAAACCGTGTTGTACCGATTTGTTGAAAATCCCGGCTGTTCACCGGATTACCATCAATTACTAAACTCGGCACTGCTGCCGTTGGTATTACCACGTTCAGCCACTGTTCGGTGTAAACAGTGGAAACTGGCTCGGGTTTGTTGTTGATAAGCACGTACCGGTATGCCTGAATGCTAACAAAACGGTATTTATCCATAAACTGCTCTGCGGGCGGTACCAGCATCATAAATGGATCACCATCGTTTGATAGACCAACACCGGAAGCACTGGAGGTTTTCTTGAGCAATGCAACCATGGACGGCTTACTGGTAATGAGTTCCATGGCCGCCGTAAGCTGTCCCTCGTAATACGAGTGCGCATGTATCTCGGCAACCTGAACGCCATCAATAAAGACCTTCGTACTATCAAATGCCGCAATAACTCTGTACAGATTTTCACCGGTACGAACCTCGTTGGAACTCCATGCCAGCGGAGTAGCATAAGCTGACTTACCCCACGTGCGTATCGGGTTCATCTGTTCAATCAGGCAGTCACGAGACGTCAGCATTTTCTTCTGTTCCAAGGGCACGATTGCACGCTGGTGACCACCGAAAACGGCTACCGGTTTACTGGCACGTACAAGTGAGCCGGTAAGGTCCGACCGCGACGTGACACGAGGATCCACCTGAACCAAATAAACCTGTCCCTTGTTCAGGCGTATTGTTTGTGGTTCCAGATTCGGACTCTTAAATGTGGCAGCCGACGGGAGAAGAGTAACATCAGTTCCGTCCTCCGTTGCAACCACACAAAATTGGGATGGAGTAGAATTCGACGATGGTGTTGTTGGTCCAATCCAGTCTATATCGGATTTGTACGAGGCAACCACGTAGTCTTCGGCAAGAGCATCTGTAGGAAGAACCAGAAAGGCTTCGCTGGTTAGCGGGGCCTGGTTGGCAACATAGACGGTTACTTCGTGATCTGTTGAAATATGTATGCTTTGCTCGGCAACGGTTTCTGTCTGCATTGCACTGTAATCAATCAGGCCACTTTGGTTCCAACCCACTAACTCATACGGAATGGTGTATGTTCGGAACTGATATACTTCCTGAGGATTTGTAATGGTAAAAGGCTCAGTCCGCACTTCACCGGCATCATTACGTAATGTTATTACACCATTGGTAATCGTATCAGCGCTAATTAGAATATACAGCTGATGTTCCTGTTGCAATGCTTCATCAAACGGCAGTATTTCAAGGGAATTATGAAAATTCGGAAGTACGGCAAACCAGAAGTTTGTACCCTTGCTGTCGGGAAAATCCTGTGCAACAGCACTCCAGACGATGCAACACCAAATAAATATGGTTGTAACTATCTTCATTATCGATTTACAACAGGCACAAGCCCCCTACTTTTTCCCTCAATATCAATTAACTCGGCAAACAGCTGCGAAGTTCCAAAATGGAGTGCGGCAAAGCCGCCTTTAGCATACGCTGCCTTCGTGTATGTACCCCAGGCTGTACTTCGGCATCCACCGCCACCGCCCGAAACTACGCATGTAAACGTATCCTGTGGATGCTGGATTATCTGCATATCGTGGTCATGGCCGCACACATACGCCTGCGCTCCGTACGATTCCATAAGGGGCTTAACATTCTTTAGCATAAACGCCTGGTCCTGGTAGTGTCCGTACGACCTCATGGGATGATGTCCAACAATAATCTTAAACGCTGACGTTGTTTCTGACAGCGTTTTTTCTAACCATGACAACTGGTCCAACCACCCCTGGTTCTGCTTGAGTATCATCTGCGTATCAAGACAGATGAAGGTGACCTTGGTTTCAGCACCCGGGCAGGGCGTGGTATGATAGATATCTGGCATTATCCAGTGCTTGTTGATCTCACCGTATTGAACCTGCGCCCTGGTGCTGCCACGATAATCGTGATTACCAAGAACAGCTATCCAGGACAGATCCTTAAGATGTTCCAGATTGTAGATATTCTCGAATTTGGCTTTCCACTGCGGGTCGGCTGGTGAGTCAACTCCGCTCGGGTAGATATTGTCACCGGTTGACACTATGGCCAGTGGCTTTCGCATTGCTGCATATTCATTCATGCGTGCTGCCACCTTTTTCTGATGGGAGCCGCCCGTACCAAAGTCCCCAACGGCAAACACCGTCTGCAACCCTGCGGGCAGTTCCGGATACTGCAGTGTGGACGGAATATTACCGGTAACCTCGCACGAGCCTCCTTTCAGGCGGACAGCGAGCGGGAGTACGGCAAGTGTAGCAAGGAAATTTCTACGACGCATACTGTAAAGTAACACTATTCCGACGAAAACGTACGCTTCCTGCCGATTTTACAGGTCAGGTTGATTGCTGCCTGTTATCGGATTTTGCAAATATCCCGGATATTTCGCTATGTTCACGAATGCATAAACTATCACATGCCGAACTCATGCAGCAACGACTTACCGAACATCAGGTCCGGGGTACTCCACGATTCCCGGTCACCATGGTTCTCCAGAATGTCCGCAGTCGCTATAATGTTGGCAGTATTTTCCGCAGTGCCGATGCTTTTCGGATTAACCGGCTGGTCCTAACAGGATTCACACCGGCACCTCCATCGGCCGAGATAAGTAAAACTGCGCTCGGTTCGGAGCGCACTGTACCTTTTGTTCATATCCCTGATATCCACGAAGCCATCACGAACCTGGAGCAGGATAACCATACCATCGTGGCACTGGAGCTTGCCGAACCTTCG
This is a stretch of genomic DNA from Ignavibacteria bacterium. It encodes these proteins:
- a CDS encoding LD-carboxypeptidase, coding for MQTILPKKLVPGATIGIIAPASPQRDTKRLERGISYLERLGFRVVCGENLHSRHGGYLAGTDDERVADLHSMFADRRVDAVFCSRGGYGSGRLLPLINFDIIKKNPKIFVGFSDITALQLAIFARTGLITFSGAMPSVDMADGFDPFAEEWFWRVLQSAKPLGVIRQPKPKKVIKGGAATGYLIPANLSVLCSIIGSGFLPKWNDKILLLEDIAEETYRIDRMLTQLRLAGILGSIQGLATGYWSQSASDRSTPHRDVHEMISENAGVVNGPVVRNICYGHEKKKLTVPVGIRAKLSARGLGLTFLSAAVQA
- a CDS encoding DUF3108 domain-containing protein, encoding MQRVVSLILGAVIAICTTSVTSAQLMYEGEELVYRVSYLNITLGTIKTVTEPFTMLDGRRVAKVKVFIDSHPNIPFVSLHSVYESWIDTSITYSHKFNANTLVDDKVWEFDQYLFDYGSKKLTMEKYRNKEKIKSDIVDLPKKYNDGSSLLFAARALLYSGKSFSIPTAIMGNTVSTVINFSGKKQLTEINAVDYPIKTVYLNGDANWTGVYGLTGRFEGWFSDDEARVPIRAKMKVYVGSVTIELKQWKRGSWKPPVGKK
- a CDS encoding S41 family peptidase, whose protein sequence is MKIAPARLSAIVAGTIAIAIAAAVYVQPAVGGDSIFEQVRKFNDVLGLTVKGYVDDVDTQKLTEAAIRGMLSELDPHSVYIPAKEMERVEEEFSGSFEGIGVEFDVIADTITIVSPIVGGPSEALGIMAGDKIVKINDTTAIGMSRTEVPKKLRGKKGTQVKVHIRRTGEKSLLVFDITRDKIPLNSVDASFMIDQTDIGYITANRFSATTHDEIIEAARKLKAQGMKRLLLDLRSNPGGYLDQAFQIADEFIGAGKKIVYTRGRRPEFDEDFMATQHGELENIPLVVLINGGSASASEIVSGAVQDLDRGIVVGETSFGKGLVQRQYPLGDGSAVRITIAKYYTPSGRLIQRPYANKKEYYSGVGRDEGEEGDNIEHQSDIAHADSSKAKPQYKTAGGRTVYGGGGITPDYIVKADTIGMLARKLRSKNLFWKTADQIMKQRGKIIRDDYQGKMTAFLNTFEVTPTDIDILKSFADQDSITWDAKDYTFDEEFIKMIIKAHIGRNIFNNNGYTSVMLRMDSQAKKAMELFDEAKKIAQIN
- a CDS encoding T9SS type A sorting domain-containing protein, with the translated sequence MKIVTTIFIWCCIVWSAVAQDFPDSKGTNFWFAVLPNFHNSLEILPFDEALQQEHQLYILISADTITNGVITLRNDAGEVRTEPFTITNPQEVYQFRTYTIPYELVGWNQSGLIDYSAMQTETVAEQSIHISTDHEVTVYVANQAPLTSEAFLVLPTDALAEDYVVASYKSDIDWIGPTTPSSNSTPSQFCVVATEDGTDVTLLPSAATFKSPNLEPQTIRLNKGQVYLVQVDPRVTSRSDLTGSLVRASKPVAVFGGHQRAIVPLEQKKMLTSRDCLIEQMNPIRTWGKSAYATPLAWSSNEVRTGENLYRVIAAFDSTKVFIDGVQVAEIHAHSYYEGQLTAAMELITSKPSMVALLKKTSSASGVGLSNDGDPFMMLVPPAEQFMDKYRFVSIQAYRYVLINNKPEPVSTVYTEQWLNVVIPTAAVPSLVIDGNPVNSRDFQQIGTTRFSYAQLRVTDGVHEASADEPFGIYVYGYGEANSYGYIGGMAFRPLDVKPPVIYGTHQCGVFEGIAADSSIGDTRIHSVQIVAGSEQNVNVSIAPYTPPAASVQFSATLIDPYADGSFILEAVDNAKQSARSTVTIPGFTISAISVTNSPAPVDTSRIFAIGKYVCDTLWIHNYGVFPRTIFRISSSLGSLIAQPETPLEIQPGSRVAVVACRKFDSAGLYSDTLFVWDSCSPRPVYRFVNDVRSDTEPPYTARPGSPCNDTVIAVVGDDRLVDFGIQQSVIRTDLLVNCSVRLLDSSALQYRYQVEVTDKRYDAIYGFEATDSAGNRAVIVDTIPGFTIALNNGPDWFSSNPPWSEEIGDMVCDTIWLSNYGLFPQVITDILLRVNIRFSVPQHQLPISVYPGTSVPLLVCYQPAAVTGVPDADTLELFDECIAKGIELLGNGVPAYLSGSSRCDVTVTTKVISPSSAVQVYPAPADDHLHVFVPGSAVQTTARVLDVTGALIAMLTLQPDGEQRYLADVSDLPGGLFLLQITTNTGLVTKPLIIR
- a CDS encoding metallophosphoesterase, translating into MRRRNFLATLAVLPLAVRLKGGSCEVTGNIPSTLQYPELPAGLQTVFAVGDFGTGGSHQKKVAARMNEYAAMRKPLAIVSTGDNIYPSGVDSPADPQWKAKFENIYNLEHLKDLSWIAVLGNHDYRGSTRAQVQYGEINKHWIMPDIYHTTPCPGAETKVTFICLDTQMILKQNQGWLDQLSWLEKTLSETTSAFKIIVGHHPMRSYGHYQDQAFMLKNVKPLMESYGAQAYVCGHDHDMQIIQHPQDTFTCVVSGGGGGCRSTAWGTYTKAAYAKGGFAALHFGTSQLFAELIDIEGKSRGLVPVVNR
- a CDS encoding TrmH family RNA methyltransferase produces the protein MQQRLTEHQVRGTPRFPVTMVLQNVRSRYNVGSIFRSADAFRINRLVLTGFTPAPPSAEISKTALGSERTVPFVHIPDIHEAITNLEQDNHTIVALELAEPSVRLTDVVSEQYPLAIIVGNELTGITDDVLHRCSAAITIPMYGVKHSLNVAVAAGIAMYQLTLRLP